The proteins below come from a single Balaenoptera acutorostrata chromosome 2, mBalAcu1.1, whole genome shotgun sequence genomic window:
- the LOC130707049 gene encoding myosin-8-like — translation MTGVTAPGSLPITVCDSPDLSPHHREISDLTMQIAEMSKNLQEVEKTRKQVQQEKSDLQAALEEVEGSLKHEEGKILRVQLELNQLKSELDRKITEKEEEIEQLKRNSQRAAKAMQSVLDAEIQSRNVALRLKKKMERDLSEMEIQLGHSNRQVAETQKHLCSVQSQLKGSQLHLDDALRSSEDLKEQLALVERRNGLSLEEPEERKVALARTERTRKLAEHELLEASDHVQLLHPPNTCLINTKKKLEADIAQCQAEVEKSIQESKNAEEKAKKAGTDAAMMAEELTEKEQDTSAHLERTKKNLEQTVKDLQHRLDEAEQLALKGSKKYIQKLEGRVRELEGEVESEQKRNAEAVKGLQKHERRVKELTYQTEEDRKNVLRLQDLVDKLQAKVKSYKRQAEEAEEQSNANLAKFRKLQHELEEAEERADIAESQVNKLRVKSREIHTQVSAE, via the exons atgacag GTGTGACAGCCccaggctctctccccatcacag TGTGTGACAGCCCcgatctctctccccatcacag AGAGATTTCCGACTTAACCATGCAGATTGCGGAAATGAGCAAGAATCTTCAGGAAGTGGAGAAGACCAGGAAGCAAGTGCAGCAAGAAAAGTCAGACCTCCAGGCTGCCCTGGAAGAGGTGGAG GGTTCCTTGAAGCATGAAGAGGGCAAGATTTTGCGTGTCCAGCTAGAGTTGAACCAGCTGAAATCTGAGCTTGACCGCAAGATcactgagaaggaagaagaaatcgAGCAGCTGAAAAGAAACAGCCAGCGGGCAGCAAAGGCCATGCAAAGCGTGCTGGATGCTGAGATCCAGAGCCGGAATGTTGCTCTGAGGCTGAAGAAGAAGATGGAGAGAGACCTCAGTGAGATGGAGATTCAGCTGGGCCACTCCAACCGCCAGGTGGCAGAGACCCAGAAACACCTGTGCTCAGTCCAGAGCCAGCTCAAG GGCTCCCAGCTGCATCTGGATGACGCCCTGAGGAGCAGTGAGGACCTCAAGGAGCAGCTGGCCCTCGTGGAGCGCAGGAATGGCCTCTCGCTGGAGGAGCCGGAGGAGAGGAAGGTGGCCCTGGCGCGGACGGAGCGCACCCGCAAGCTGGCGGAGCACGAGCTGCTGGAGGCCAGCGACCACGTGCAGCTCCTTCACCCCCCC AACACGTGCCtgataaataccaagaaaaaactGGAAGCTGACATAGCCCAATGCCAGGCAGAGGTGGAGAAGTCTATCCAGGAGTCCAAAAATGCAGAGGAGAAGGCCAAGAAGGCCGGCACGGAT GCGGCCATGATGGCCGAGGAGCTGACAGAGAAGGAGCAGGACACCAGCGCCCACCTGGAGCGGACGAAGAAGAACCTGGAGCAGACGGTGAAGGACCTGCAGCACCGCCTGGACGAGGCTGAGCAGCTGGCCCTGAAGGGCAGCAAGAAGTACATCCAGAAGCTGGAGGGTAGG GTACGTGAGCTTGAAGGAGAGGTTGAAAGTGAGCAGAAACGTAATGCTGAGGCTGTTAAAGGTTTGCAGAAACACGAGAGAAGAGTAAAGGAACTCACCTACCAG ACTGAGGAAGACCGCAAGAATGTTCTCAGGCTGCAAGACCTGGTAGATAAATTACAGGCAAAGGTGAAATCATACAAGAGACAAGCTGAGGAGGCT GAGGAGCAATCCAACGCTAATCTTGCCAAATTCCGCAAGCTCCAGCACGAGCTGGAGGAGGCCGAGGAACGGGCTGACATTGCCGAGTCCCAGGTCAACAAGCTGCGGGTGAAGAGCCGGGAGATTCACACACAAGTCAGTGCAGAGTGA